The Halanaerobiales bacterium nucleotide sequence CTTAAACTTTTAAAAAAATTTTTTAGCATTTTACTACTTTTTTCTGCCATAAATCCACTTTTGACTTTTATAGTATGATTAAATCTACTATCATCACTTAAATCATAAAGAGAACCAACAGCTCCACCTCTTTTATCATAAGCTCCAAAAACTAATCTATCAATTCTGGCCTGAAGCATTGCCCCAGCACACATAGGACAGGGTTCTAAGGTTACATAAATTTCG carries:
- the tadA gene encoding tRNA adenosine(34) deaminase TadA, giving the protein MNRDKKFMDLAFEEAKKALEKKEVPIGAVVIKDDKVIGRGYNLKEEIQDPTAHAEMIAIRQAAEYTGSWRLENCEIYVTLEPCPMCAGAMLQARIDRLVFGAYDKRGGAVGSLYDLSDDSRFNHTIKVKSGFMAEKSSKMLKNFFKSL